The genomic stretch CGAGTCGAGGAACCCGGTCAGGCGACCGCCCGTCGAGGCGAGCGGCGCCACCAGCCCCTCGACGAACCCGACCGGCAGGTAGAACTCCGACATGCAGCGCAGCTCCATCGGCTTGAACGGCAGGTCGCGGACCCGCGCAGGCCATCCCGTCTTCGCCTGGGCGAACGGCGTGAGCACATCGACCTCGAAGTCGGGGCCGTCGAGGTAGGCCATCAACGGGGCGGGGTAGCCGGTCGCATAGAGCTGCTGGCGCTGACCGGTCAGCGGGTCGAGCCCCCAGATCATCCACCCGTCCACCCGCATGATCGGCTCGGCGGCGTGCAGGATCTCCGCGACCTTCTCCTCGACGTCGCAGCCGGAGGCCGCGATCTCCGCCGCTTCGGAAACGACATCGATGAGGCTCCTCGTCATGTGCTCCTGACTCTATGGTCGGCCGACGCGGCCGCCATCGGGCCGACGGGCCGAGCCATGCCGTACGGGGTGTCGTGGTCCACCATCACCAGAACACCATCGGCGTGTTGGTGATGTGCTCGGTGGTGCCGTCCTCGTGGAGGATGAAGTTCTGCTCGATCCCGGACGCTCCGACGTCCTTGCGCGCGATGAACGCCTCGACGCCGAGGACCGTCCCCGCCTGGAAGACGTCGTCGTCGCCGCACATGCTCGCGCCGATGTACGGCGTCTCGAAGTACATCCCCATGTAGTGGCCGAAGTGCGGCCACTTCTCCGCGGCCTGGTCCTTCTCGTCGCTGGCCTCGGTGACCAGCTTCTGGCCCAGCTCCGCGACCTCCTTGACCCGCACGCCGGGCTTGATGGCCTCGATGAGCGTCTGGATGATCCGCGCGTTGTCCTCGACGATCGACCGCTGGTCGTCGTTCGGATTGCCGCCGCACACGGCTGTCCGGCCCGGATCGAGCCAGTAGCCCTCGCGGACCGGCCCGTAGATCCACCCGCGGACGAGGTCGCCCGGCTTCGGCGCGACGTCCGAGTGGCCGGTCAGCGGGTCGCTGACCCAGTAGCGGATCATCTCGCCGTGCGAGCACGGGACCATGTGGACGGCGCCCCCCTCGCGGACGATGATCTCGGTCGCGGCGCCCGCCGCGACGTTCTCGCGCTCGCCGTCGACGAGCCCCTGCATGAGGCGGTCGAGCGCGCGCGTCATGATCTCGCCGCCCTCGCGCATGCACCGGATCTCCGCCGGTGACTTCCTGCGCCGGACGGTGAGCACGAGATCGTCGTCGTGGACCCACTCGATCCCGTCGGCCGCCGTCTCGCGCTCGAGCTGGATCCAGTGCTTCATCGGCAGGATCTGCGTGCCGACGATCGCGACGCGCCCGCGGATGCCCCGCCGACGCAGCGCGTCGGCCACACCCTTGACCGGATCGTAGTGCCACTCCACCTTGCCCGCCGCGACGACGTCGAGGCGCGGCCACGGCTCGTCGGCCTGCAACTCGGCGTCCGCGCCGGGCTCGAGGATCACCGCGCCCAGTCCGCGCGCGTTGAAGACTGCGGTATCGAGCCCCTGACCCGAGGCCTGGGAGTAGTAGTTGGCCAGCCACAGGACGTCGGCGCACCGGTCGTAGGAGCCGCCGGAGCGGCTCCACACGACGGCGGCGTCATAGCCGAGGCGGCGCATCTCCTCGTGCACGCGCTGCCACCGCTCCTCGTACTCCGAGAGCGGGAAGTAGCGCGCGCCGCGGCCGGCCGTCCTGTCGACCGCGCTCATGAGACCTCCATGCGTGGCTGGACCGGGCCCGCGTAGTAGGGCATGTCGTCGACGCGCGGCGTCCACGAGCCGTCGTCGATGCACTTGCGCACGTGCTCGGCGATCTCCAGCGTCGTCGCGAACCAGACGTCGCCTCGGTCCTTCATGTACTCGATGAGCTTCTCGACCTCCATCGCCCGCGCCAGGCGGCCCGAGTTGAACGGGTGCCAGATCGTCACCCACAGGCCCCGGTGCTCCCACATCGCGTCGAACTCCTCGCGAAACACGCGCATCGCGTCCTCGCCGGACTTCGGCGGCATCATGTACTCGTAGTCCGGCACGTGGGCGTAATGGGGATAGTCGTCCATCCCCCAGTGCGACGGCAGCTCGATGACCTCGCCGCCCTGGGCGCGCATCACATACGGGATGTCGTCACCCATCAGGCTCGCGTCGTAGAGGAACCCATGCTTGACCAGCAGGTCGGTGGTGACGTTCGAGTACTTGAACCACGGCGCACGGTATCCCCGCGGGACCTGCCCGGTGACGCCCTCGATGATCTCCATGCCGCGGACGAGCCAGTGCTCCTCCTCCTCCGGCGACTGCTCGTTGGGCATCTCGTGGATGTAGCCGTGATGCGCCAGCTCATGGCCGTTGGCGACGACCAGCTCGGCCGCATGCGGGTAGGTCTCGATCGACCACCCCGGCATGAAGAACGTCATCTTGATCTCCTGGCGCCGGGCCATCTCCACCAGCCGCGGAACCGCCACGTCGGGCCCGTAGCGCAGGAACGTCTGCGTGTCCACCTTGCGGTGGCCCGTCTCCGGGTGCATCAGGTGCAGGATGCTGTCGGCGTCCTCGTCCCATGTGAACGACACCGCCACGCGGGCCCCGTTGGGCCAGGGCACAGGATTCGCGATCATCTCGGACGTCCTCCTTCGTTCATGGAAATCGACCGCTCGCCCTGCGCGGGGCGAGCGCCCGTCGTCTCGACGGTGGTTCTGCGGTCAACCCGTCCCTGCCGTGACACCGGCCGGCTCCTTCACATCCTCCGTGTCGCCCGGCTCACCGAGCAGGGCCGTCCGCGCCTCGCGCTGCACGCTCTCGTCGGGGTCCTCGAGCAGCCGTGCCGCGGTCCTGCGGTCGCCCAGCCGGACCAAACCATGAGCCGCGGTCGCGCGGACGATGGGATCCACGTCGCTCGCGCCCAGCCGGCAGTAGGGCCGGAAGGACGCGTCGCCCGTGTTCGCGAACACGACGATCGCGTTGCGCGCGACGCGCCCGCGGCCGGCCCGCGCGAAGGCGCTTCCGGCGTACAGGCGCTCGAACGCCCCGCTGTCTCCGTATGCGGAGAAGAAGGTCCGCAGGTCCGGGTGCGCGAGCGCCGCCTCCGGCCGGTACCCCGACCAGAAGCGCTCGGCCTTCGCGTTCCAGGGACAGACCTCCTGGCAGACGTCGCACCCGAACACCCAGTCGCCCATCGGGCCCCACATGTCGGTCGGAATCAGCCCGGGGTGCTGCGTGGTCCAGTAGCTGATGCAGCGCTTCGCGTCCAGCGTCCCGTCCCCGAGGAGCGCGCCGGTCGGACACGCGGGGATGCACCGGGTGCAGCTGCCGCAGCGGTTCTTGTGCGGCTCGGCGCCGGCCGCCTCGAGATCGGTGAGCAGGACGGCAAGCGTCGTGTACGTGCCCAGCTGCGGCGTGATCACCATCCCGTTGCGGCCGATCCAGCCGAAGCCGGATCGCGCCGCATAGCTGCGGATCGGCAGCGGCCCCTGGTCGACCCAGTCGCGAGCTCGGACGCCGTGGTCGCGGCAGACCTTCTTGATCTCCTCGATGTGCGGGCGCAGCACCCGCTCCACGTAGCCCTGCTCTCGCACCCAGTACATCCGCCCGACGCGGCCCACGCGCAGCCCGTCGTCCGGGGCGCCGGGATCGGGGTAGGCGTGGGGGGCGGCCAGGACGAGCGCGCTGCGCACCCAGCCGAAGCGCTGGAGGGGATCGAGTCGCACCTCGACGCCGCGCAGCAGCTCGCCCATCATCGCGTGGCGCCGCTCGGCCAGCCAGTTCCCGTAGCGCTCGATCACGAACGGCGGCAGGTCGCCTACCGCCCACCGCGCCTCGAATCCCCGCTCCTGCGCCGCCGCGCAGATCGCGTCTGCGCGCGTGTCGGTCACGGATCGCACTCCACGTAGCGCCCGCACGCGTATGAGTACGCCGCGGTCAGGATGCACTCGAGCACGTACAGCTCGTGCTCGTCGCGCGGGGCGTAGAACACGAGGCTCTGCGGCGGGATCAGCCCGTAGAGCGCCAGGGGGTGGATCTGGCCCCACCCCTTCCCGAGCAGCGGCTCGGCCCATTCGGGGGCGAGCGCCGTGTGGACGCTGCCCTCGGCGCGGACGTGGGCGAACTCCATGCCCATGATGAAGGCCTCGCCCTGGCCCTCCGCCAGCCGATCGTCGAGGAGGAGGGCATTGGCGCCGTGGATCGTCTGCCTCACGGGCGCGACGGCGACCCCCGGCCACCCGCTGACGAGCGCCAGGATCTCCGCCTGGGCGGTCACCCGGTCCGCCTGCGTCGTCTGGGCGCACGGATACTGCCGGGCGATCTCCGCCCGGTCGCCCGGCCGCGAGGGCAGGCCGTGCAGGCACGACGGGGGGTCCTTCGTGATCACGGCGTCGGTGATCCGCCGACGACGAGCCGGTCCGAGCGCCACGCCCACGTCCGCCGTCCTAGACCGCCTGCGCGGTCTGCAGGCCGCACTCGGCGAGGAAGGCCTCGTAGCCGGCGGGAGCCACCTGCTCGCGCTCGACTCCGGACCCCGGCCACTGCCGATCTCCGAGCATCGCCGCCGCGGCCGCCACGGCCTCCTCGGTGCGCGGGCGCCACTTCTCGATCCACCCGTCGAGCACCTCGCGGTTCTCCGGCCGCTGCGAGACGGCGTAGGCGACGAGCGCCTTCGTCCAGTCCCTGCAGCGGTCGCTGTCCAGACGCGTGTCGTCCAGCGTGAGCGCGAGCTCCTCGTCAGCCTCGGCGCCGGCCGTCTGGCTGAGCGCGTCGATGAAGAGCCCGTCGTAGAGGGGCTTGACGACCAGGTTGAGCGCCGCGAAGCACTCGCCGAGGTCATACGCGACCAGAAGCTCCTCGAGGACCCTGCGCAGCGGCTGCCACGAGGGATCCTCCTCCCAGATGGTCCGCGCGGTCTGTGCCTCGGCCAGCTCCTCGCCGAACTCGAGGCTGAGCGACTTGGCGCGGTACGCGATGCGCTGGATTCGGCGCATCTCGTCGGCCGCCTGGAACTCGGCGCAGTTGGCGATGTACGAGCTCGGCGACAGCTGCGCGAGGTACATGGCCGCCATCTGCAGCACATGACACGAGAACCGCGACGTGAGGTACACGCGGCTGAGCACGTCGACCCAATCGGCGGCCAGCGTCGCATGCCGGGAGTCGCCTTCGAAGCGATCGACGATCCCGTCGAGGAACGTCTCGCGACGGTTCTGCTGCTCGACGTAGGAGTGAT from Capillimicrobium parvum encodes the following:
- a CDS encoding ferritin family protein is translated as MSSAETSRPARKAPKTWSQLSTGARRKPSEYEVVSHNLIYHHGKTPAPFELSPAAPLNQWYLKNREGSTFRVDDWNGFRDPHRLTYHSYVEQQNRRETFLDGIVDRFEGDSRHATLAADWVDVLSRVYLTSRFSCHVLQMAAMYLAQLSPSSYIANCAEFQAADEMRRIQRIAYRAKSLSLEFGEELAEAQTARTIWEEDPSWQPLRRVLEELLVAYDLGECFAALNLVVKPLYDGLFIDALSQTAGAEADEELALTLDDTRLDSDRCRDWTKALVAYAVSQRPENREVLDGWIEKWRPRTEEAVAAAAAMLGDRQWPGSGVEREQVAPAGYEAFLAECGLQTAQAV
- a CDS encoding polysaccharide deacetylase family protein, whose translation is MIANPVPWPNGARVAVSFTWDEDADSILHLMHPETGHRKVDTQTFLRYGPDVAVPRLVEMARRQEIKMTFFMPGWSIETYPHAAELVVANGHELAHHGYIHEMPNEQSPEEEEHWLVRGMEIIEGVTGQVPRGYRAPWFKYSNVTTDLLVKHGFLYDASLMGDDIPYVMRAQGGEVIELPSHWGMDDYPHYAHVPDYEYMMPPKSGEDAMRVFREEFDAMWEHRGLWVTIWHPFNSGRLARAMEVEKLIEYMKDRGDVWFATTLEIAEHVRKCIDDGSWTPRVDDMPYYAGPVQPRMEVS
- a CDS encoding M24 family metallopeptidase, with product MSAVDRTAGRGARYFPLSEYEERWQRVHEEMRRLGYDAAVVWSRSGGSYDRCADVLWLANYYSQASGQGLDTAVFNARGLGAVILEPGADAELQADEPWPRLDVVAAGKVEWHYDPVKGVADALRRRGIRGRVAIVGTQILPMKHWIQLERETAADGIEWVHDDDLVLTVRRRKSPAEIRCMREGGEIMTRALDRLMQGLVDGERENVAAGAATEIIVREGGAVHMVPCSHGEMIRYWVSDPLTGHSDVAPKPGDLVRGWIYGPVREGYWLDPGRTAVCGGNPNDDQRSIVEDNARIIQTLIEAIKPGVRVKEVAELGQKLVTEASDEKDQAAEKWPHFGHYMGMYFETPYIGASMCGDDDVFQAGTVLGVEAFIARKDVGASGIEQNFILHEDGTTEHITNTPMVFW
- a CDS encoding luciferase domain-containing protein, producing the protein MGVALGPARRRRITDAVITKDPPSCLHGLPSRPGDRAEIARQYPCAQTTQADRVTAQAEILALVSGWPGVAVAPVRQTIHGANALLLDDRLAEGQGEAFIMGMEFAHVRAEGSVHTALAPEWAEPLLGKGWGQIHPLALYGLIPPQSLVFYAPRDEHELYVLECILTAAYSYACGRYVECDP
- the queG gene encoding tRNA epoxyqueuosine(34) reductase QueG, with amino-acid sequence MTDTRADAICAAAQERGFEARWAVGDLPPFVIERYGNWLAERRHAMMGELLRGVEVRLDPLQRFGWVRSALVLAAPHAYPDPGAPDDGLRVGRVGRMYWVREQGYVERVLRPHIEEIKKVCRDHGVRARDWVDQGPLPIRSYAARSGFGWIGRNGMVITPQLGTYTTLAVLLTDLEAAGAEPHKNRCGSCTRCIPACPTGALLGDGTLDAKRCISYWTTQHPGLIPTDMWGPMGDWVFGCDVCQEVCPWNAKAERFWSGYRPEAALAHPDLRTFFSAYGDSGAFERLYAGSAFARAGRGRVARNAIVVFANTGDASFRPYCRLGASDVDPIVRATAAHGLVRLGDRRTAARLLEDPDESVQREARTALLGEPGDTEDVKEPAGVTAGTG